The window ctgccactcctTATTTCCTCATACTCtctagatccacaaagacaAGTGAAGCTCCTTCTGACCTCCCCTATACATCTCCACCAGCacactcaaagcaaacatcccatcttttagttctgcagaactcCACAGGCCACAGGAACCCTCCGTTACTCTTGCAAAATGTAACATTGCAGACAgacaagcacacaaacacagatataCATGCCACATAAGTAAAAGCCTGACGGTTAAGGATGAGCGGGGTCTTACTCAGAGCCGGGCTGGGAGTCTTAACTGGTTCATCTGCATGAAGGGAAAACTACAATTCAGCGAGAAAACGTGAAACGCGTAATTGAATAAAACTGTGTGCAAATGAgcatatacagacacacacacggtatGAGAGATAACAAGACACAAGGGAGGTCGTGTGCAACAGTGGGATTGGGAAAACTAAGCAAATTAAACAAGCTTCTGGGAGCAGCAGCACTCattaaagagaagaaaagacagACTGCAAAGGAGGGAAAGCATCATCTGTCAAAATCAGAGGCACATTTACTGCAGCAAAAAAATAACTATCATCAACTCGCTGCAGCAGAACAGGTTAGTAACTTACTAAAGCATAGTAGTAGCAGTACTAGCATTACAAAATGCCTTTGCATAAACACAAGCATGCAGTAACACCTGGAGTACACCCTGCAATTTAGGTGAACTGactgcagtcatttttaataAGGGGCAACTGTATGTGCCTGATGTGTAATCATTTATTAAACTATCTTGTACTCGAGTAACGGAAATCAAAGTCTCTGTAAGGGCCCAGAAACAGTAGAGGTGGGTGGATCCATAAAAAATATCGATATTATCACTGGTATCGGTATTGGTACAAAGCGATGATGGGATCGATACTTTGCTTTCATCTTCTTTGTTCAGTATGTAGCTCACTGAATTATGTTAATCATTTGCTAAGTTGCCGCTTTTCCCTACATAAGCTGTCTTTATAATTTAAAAGTATCGGTATTGGTAACATTGGCAGTGCATTTACTTAGTATCGGATCTATACCAAAATTTCCAGTATTACACAGCACGAATACATATGCTGTTTTACATCACATGAGCTTTGCTTTCCAATTAGTGTTTAACACCTATgggctgttttgtgtgtgtgacgtctttGCATGTGGGTTTTTCCCCACCTTTCACAGGAGGAACAAATCTCTCTGGGGACAGGGGGGGGGGCAATAAAAATCCCAATATCCGGTGTACTCCAGCATTAAACCACCTACACATGCTTACCTTGCTCCAGCGTTTCCCCTTGCTTTTCTGTGGCGACAGAGGTGCCACATCCCATGATGGCTAACAGAGAGGGTCCAGGAGGGCTCACATTAGCCGCTTCTTCCACAGCTGTTTGGTGGCATTTGGTGACATGACACTGATTGATATGAGAAGGTGCTCCCTTTATAGAGACACATCGTTAAAGCAGTACTCGATTATCATGTTGCCTTCAATGTATTCACAGTGCAGGATTGGCTTCaacttacaaaaataaaatacaatacaaaaaagCGACAGTAAGAATTATCCTGCTAGTTAATCGAGTCAAAtcataccaaaataaaacaaaaatgcttcTCATTGTCTTACTGTGCGTTACCTTTTAGGACAGCATCGTGTTCCAACGAGGTGTTTGGCAAAAATCATCAGTTCAAACCTACCTGTAGCTCTTATCCGCGCGACAGGGTCATGCAGTTCATTCAtaccaataataataaaatacggTTGCGCTCTATATTCCCTTAATAGCTTATGAAATCGATTTGAGGGTAAAAACAGGTCGATATGAGGACTCTGGTGCGCTTCCGGAGCAGCTCTACATGCAACAGGAGCTACTGGTGCAGGAGGAGAGCTCACAGAAGAGGCGGAGGCATCAGGTGGAGTGAAACCTCAACCCGGGAGGGGCCGGTGTTTCACGAGTGAGAAGTTGTTTTTCCTTTGACAGCGTTTTAAGTTTTCAGATGCAGTTTAATTAGCTTGTTATCCAAGTATGAGAAGAGATTTCGGCCTGAAAGCGGATGTGTGTATTTTAACTTCTTTGTCCTCCTGAGAAAACATACATTTACTCAAAATAGTCTGGTTTTCATCCTAGTTATGACAAGAGAGCGCCTTTATTTGGGGGCAGCCTGGAAAAATCCCCACCCAGCCACACTTGCACTTAAGCTCATGCCACAGCATTTCCCCAGGGTTAAGGTCGGGACTTCGCCTAAGTTTACTGATGTTTGAACCCTATTGTTGAATCATCCAGCCTCTCCTGAAACTTCAGATTGGACTGAGAAAGCACCTGTAAAAACCTACTTCAGTGTTTCTAAGCCGCTTTAGTGTGACGATTTTCATACAAAACAgtatcattttgtttttgtagtcaGACAGCGATCCTGAAGCCCGTTAACGCTGGTAGTGTTATAGTGATCTCACCACATATCACAGGGTGGGCatctccaggcctcgagggccggtatcctgcaggttttagagctcaccctgggtcaacacacctgaatcaaatgatgagttcattaccaggcctctggagaacttctagacatgttgaggaggtcattaagccatttaaatcagctgtgttggatcaaggacatctaaaacctgcaggacactggccctcgaggcctggagttgtcCACCCCTGACATGCCACATTTACAATTTCCCTCCATAAATCTGAGCGTACACACTTTCTGTCTGTCCTAGTCTTCCATCCACCAGCTGTTAGGGTTAAATACCTAACAGCTTTACTTTAATAAAGAGgcagagattaaaaaaataaaccctttaataataaaaataaaattttgttttaaagtctATATCTTCAGGCAGCGGCTCTTGCATGAATCCTCCGTTGTACGTGTgcaacagcagcactgagctCTCTCCGAGTGATGACTTTCAACCTGTTTGACTTGGACAGCCGAGAAGCCTCCGAGCCTACAAGCCTGAGCAGGACCAGTCTGGGGACACCATGCCTCCTGGTCAGAAACTCAGGACTTCTCAGTCCAACAGGACTAACCTGCAGAAGAAGAACACCGAGAAAGAAGTGCATGTGAAACCAGTCCCTCATCACATAGGAACATGTACAGGCCAGATGGAGATGtagttttaatgttaaagtcattaaagattaaagagcACAAACAATTATAGTGTGCGTTCTAACCTCTTTATGAGCTCTGTAGATGAGAGTGGAGTAAGCATGAATCCTCTTTTTGGTGCGTGGAGGGATCCTACGCGTTACATGAACAGTCGCcttcatgtttgctgtgtcaagttccttgaaggaaaaaaaaagtcatgaagAGAAATCACCCAGTGAAACTTGCAGAATCTCTTTTATAAGGCCACTGGTGATGAAAGCAAAAGGGCGCACAGGGAGTGAAACTCGTACTCTAATCAGCACAAATTGGAAACAGCTTAGCTTGATTAGGCTTAATTATTTTTACCCACCTGGCTTTAAAACCCTGAGTGGGAGGAGGGAGAAATGCCACgctcaaacaaaaacaggagcagGACACTcgcttattttgtttttaagagtTGCTTCTCATGAAAATTACCCACGTGCTTGTCTCTAAATTGCTGTCACCTGCAGCATTTCAAATCccctcaaaaaacaaaataactaaataacatGAACTAAAATAGATCTATAAGCAATATATACAATgcatgcattcatttttaataaaacagaGTATGTTTATGAGAGACTTTTGCCAACAGAAAAATGGTTTATGATTGAACAATGATACAttgatacatttgtgaaataCTAATTTCATCTATGTATTTAGTCTcttaattgaattattttttttaaatttcttaattttaaaattttttattttttaaaacattttttaaataaaaataaaataaaacaataaatacgaTACAATTTTATGTCACTCTTGTTACGTCACAGCAAAGAACCAAGTATTAAAAACCAAGTTCCGTCATTCCTTCCTTCAAACCTAACATGATAGTATAGAAGAGAACTGCAAACATCTGAGGATGACATCCAACTGCAGGTCCTTCTGTCCAATCATATGGATCACTAGGCCCAGCATCAGCCACCACCGGCATCCATCTCTCTTGCTTTCActcttgtacacacacacacacccacacacacataactctAGTGTAGCAATTGGCTGCACTggtgtcttcttttttttaaatgcaggatTTTTGACTTGACCTCTGTGACCACATGGAGATTTTCCAGCTATGATGGCATTAATGGTGATGGGTGAATAGCTGTAGGAGGGGCTTTGTTAGATAAGGATGGCATTAGATAAGGCCATTAGTGTCCCGTGGATTATTGTAATCCAGCCTTCCTATCACTACTAGCTTGAATGCTCAGTCTATGGTCAGTCTGGTCTGGTTTGGAGCGGGTTAGAAGATGGCTCTCATCATACAACATTTCCTGCTGGGCCTCCTTCTCCTGGGAACAAACGGTACAGTTTCACTCTTACACTTGCActgatattatattttattaccaGTGTGTGTTATGTTTATTTACCTTTTCTTAATGTGGTTAAACTAACAGATTGATTGACAGATTTTAGTATCCAGGAAGGGTGACTATGGTGTCCTAACagtcctgtttttttcttcttcttctgtgcctCATCAACTGGCTTTCCCCCCCCTCCTGTCCATCTGGCTGAACAGTGTTCATCAGCATTTATGCTCAGGAGGTATGAAAAATCTCAGCAACCCAGCAATATGTCACAGATGATTTAACTGTCACAGTGTTAGGATTTGCttgtaaagaaaaagaaagaaaaacaacatcaaCAGCAAAACACAGATAACAGCCACACCAGAGTTATTATCATTTGTAAATGAGCTCTATGTCAATTTTCAGCTAATAAACATTGtttatgtgtgtctgtataaGAACCCCGGGGCGTGGACTAACAAGTCCTGCAAATGTGATTGTGATGGAGGCGAATCGCAGACGGAGGTTTATTCCATTGGGTCTGGCTCATCTTTGGTGCGAGGAGTGGACTGCATGCCGGGTGAGAGCCATTAAACATCACTCTGAGTGGACATGAATCATATAAGTAGCTTAAATCTCAATCACTACTTTATTAATTCATAACATCAATGTGTTTTAACCCCATGTGTCAAGACTTATTTACTAATGAGATTTATTACGTGACTTTTGCTGATCTACAATTGCACCACTAAAGTGATAATAGTTGAAAGGAGAAGGGAAGGGTGTGTTAGATAGACAAGAATTAACTGTTGTTTAACCTGCTCAAAACCGAAAGGTCTGTACTTAACAGTGATTTTTATTACTGATTAATCTGATGAACAATCAGAGAACTGAAGCCAATTCAGCTGAAGACAAAGTAAGACTGCAAATCTTCATATTTGAGGTGCTGAACGCTTTAATTTTCTGGGACTCTTGCTTGAAAATTGCTCAAACGATTATCACTGCTGATACAAGTAGAAGGAGAGTTTCAGTGTGTGTTCGTGTTCATGCAATGAGTGCATTAGGCTCCAGATTTGACGCCGCAGGGTGGATGGACATGCTTCACTGGACATCCTTggagaaagggaagaagaggGGGGGCCATGTGAAGAAACAGAAGCTACCTGTGATAACACTGCACAGTCCTCCAGAATTCCCGTTTCAGTAACAGGAAATCTGCATTTGGATGTTTGTCAGAAACactcaaaaataatctcactgCAGCGCCCATTAATAGCTGATCTTGAGTTTTCAATCGTACCATATTCATCCTCAAACTGAACGCTCTCTCTCTGAAGCTCTCTCACTTTGCCGACTTAGGCTGGGATTTAGCTTTTAAACTAAATCCCAGTGAAATATGTaaacctgttttgttttcctattttttttggACCTCCTACAAAGAAACTACAAAAAAGGTCTTCTGACAGCCTCACTTGAGCCTGAGAGCTAAAGATCAGATCTGAATCACGTCTGACTCGATGAGGAGAGGAGCTGACAAACGAGTGAATCAGTGTGTTTGAGCTGAGCCGCAAATCACATGGCAACCAGAAACAGATAGGAGGAAGAAGTTCTGCCGACTATCATTATATTAGAGCATGATTCGGAGATTACGGGGCTCATAATAGACCGTGCTGATCTCACAATTACAAAACCAGCAATTACCGCTACGTGGATGAGAACTGATGAGTGAGAAAGACTTTCCTGCCCGCTCTGCGTCAGGGTTCGCAGAGTTCCTCAATCCACGGAGTCTCACCTCGCAGTTTGCCTGTTGATTCAGCCATCTGAATATGTGTTGTTTTAGTCAGGAAACACATTAGGGAGGAATACAGAGGCATTTGCATTACTGTTATGTAAACACTTATCTCCTGACTCACACAGACgcttctgccgggtgtgttgtaaTACTGGGATTAGACAGGATGCAACCCTGTGCCAGATAGGCTTAAGCCAGTAGTAAACAAAAGAGCAGCAGGCTACTTCTACTACAGTTTCTGTTCCATGTGTCCACAGCTGATGTTTTTTCTCACTCATGTACCACTGTCCCTCGCTCTCTCACACATTTTAAGGATTTATTTACCAAGTAAAGGAGTGGCTCTCGTGTGATTTTAAAGGAAGCGAGGGAACAACACGGAGCCAAAGCCATGGAGAGCAGAACATGGCCATCTGTCCGTCTGCTGCCCTAATGGACATCACTGATCTCTCACCGCGGAGAATTAAACTGCAGGATTTTAGGATGGGATATGGGTCACACAGAGGCTCCTAACAGTGGGGGCCATGGAAGCGAGAGGGTGTGATTATGGGAATCTGCAGGGGTTAGGAGAGAGGAAAGGATGGTGAAATGGAGAATTAAGGACAGGCTTAGTGGTGATCGTTTGATggcttacatatatatatatatatatatatatatatatatatatatatatatatatatatatatatatatatatatatatatagggttAGGGTCAGGGTCAGCCAAGCAGTGATGTACTGCTTGGCTTAAGATAGCCGTTTGTATTCTCTTCTCTCAGGGTGACGATATTAAAATCTCATGGCCACGAGAACTTTCAGTAAAAGAAGACATATTACCTGAAACTAAGAGCGCTCATATTAAGTTGTCTCCAATCTCCTTTGCAGAGTGTCCCTACCACAGACCTCTTGGCTTTGAGGCTGGATCAGTGAGTCAAGAGCAGATCACCTGCTCCAACCAGGACCAGTACACTGGCTGGTTCTCCTCATGGGTACCGAGTAAGGCGCGACTCAACAGCCAGGGCTTTGGgtaggtatatatatatataggccAGCACCACACAGCCAACTGTTgtgtctctttaaaaaaaaagatcatgaCTCTTACCATCTGTGAGGAAAAGTGTAGTAAACACACTCCTTATGTATATTTTGTGACTTAAACACACCAAAATGCTCTCGCTTAAAAAACCATATAGATGAgacaaaatgggaaaaaaagataCTGTAAGAACACATACAGAATCTAGTAGGACTTTTTAAAatactccatccatccatccatccatccatccatggatggatttttaaaatgctaaatattgtattttttaagCATTAAGTTGAatcctttctttcattttctctctttcagaaaagaaaacatcataTCGCATGTTAAAAACTGTCAGTTTCCTcagaacacaaaacaacagGATTTTATCTTTAGAGAAGATATTGTAAAAACAGCACAGGCACTGTAAATTTCTCTGTCCTGCGTTGTGCTAAACTGTCGTGACCAACTATGATATTTGTTGTAGAAATCAGTGCTGATATTAAATGTTTGTCTTTCTCCTCCAGCTGCGCCTGGCTGTCTAAGTTCCAGGACAGCAGTCAGTGGCTGCAGATTGACTTAAGGGAGGTGACGGTGGTGTCAGGGATTCTCACTCAGGGCCGCTGTGATGCCGATGAGTGGATTACCAAGTACAGTGTTCAGTACAGAACAGATGAGAAGCTCAACTGGATCTATTACAAAGACCAGACTGGAAACAACAGGGTCAGTTAAGTGCACTTTGCCTACACTGTATAATGTGACGTTCAACACTTCAAGTATGGAGGCCTGAAAGTGcctaaattaataaataacatgtcatgaaatgtatgaaaatttaatataaaaaataaggAGTCTGTATTAATTGATCTACATTTCCTgttattttttcatcttttttctgtatttatgcaGTATTTGACAGctgcatataaataaaatactaagtAAAACggaacacaaataaacagaggTATCAATATAACAGTAACCTAATTTGTCAGCGAATTTAATTACTGCCacgattttttaaatgtattttttctacGTATTCAAtggttttttaatttattttttgagcCATTTATCATtctctttatttaaaattttgtatGTAATGCCCTTCATACTCAGACACCAGAGGTTTCTTTTTGACTAGGCTAAGAATGAAGCTACATAATTCTTTGTCAATGCCTCTTTGCATTAAACATTAGGCATTTTAGATTTGCCTGATACTGATGTCATGCGAAGTCATATTTTAGAAGTGATTTAAACTGTTAATCAGTCATTGAAAACCAGCTGAATGATAACTGTTTGCAAGTCAGCTACCATGTACCTGTGGTTCTAGAAATAGTAGCTTTAATGCAAAACAACCCAACATATGGTCAGTTTTAGTCTTTGCAGATGTGCTGGTTTTAACTAATCTACACCTTCATCTtgcctttctgtcttttttcaggtgttttatGGGAACTCTGATCGGTCCTCGTCTGTGCAGAACCTTCTGCGGCCGCCCATCGTTGCTCGCTACATTCGCATCCTCCCTCTGGGATGGCACACACGCATCGCTCTACGCCTGGAGCTCCTGCTCTGCATGAACAAATGCATGTAAACCCCCCACTTCCCCCAACCCCCACCCCCTtctaaaaatacaaacaaaacagctaAAACACACTTACATAAATGCATTAAACCAGGTTTGTTTGATATGTACAATGAGCTCTCATTCACTCCACTCTGCATTGTCTGTATTAAACCAGTCTCACTATGGGGACTTCAATTTGGGGAGTTCTCAATAGATTGCTCCATTTGCAATGAAAAGGCATAAACTGAAAGCAGTAATTAGGCGTGGAGAGGGAGAGGTAGCGTTGCTATGGTGGTTGAATCTGCGCTCATGTTAGAAATCCAAATCGTTCTGTGATAGGTCAATAAAATTCTGTCTGCTTCTCCTGATAATCTGAGCGTAGCTGGGAATTTACACAATAAGTCTCCCCTCCTTATTTACCTTAATGAATCAGTGTAGTAGTAGTCtgcatttttcatattttcagcaAATCCCATGAAAAGACcgaaaacaacaacaaggtcTTCCTTAATCCAATTACTGTTTTCATttccaacatttttaaaaatttatatttttttatttaattttaaatgtttgttttgtttttttacatttctaatTAATTATTTGTCCAAACATAATATATAGTAAACAGTCATATATACATCATTTATCATCTGGTGGGTCAAATTAGAACAAATGCATATTATTCTGCAGTTTAAACACCAGCTGTGCACAGCTGTTAGATAATCGGATAAGTGTAACAGACTGCTGTCTTTGGTCTTTTCAATGCATTTGATTTGTTAGTATGGATTTTTCTGGGGGTCTTATTGCCTCATTTGACGtactgttttcttgtttgattttttttgttgtcgtTTGGTGCTGTGGTTAAAAATTCCTGATTGCTTTCTTTAATATTATAtttgaatttcccattacactTAGGGAATACATTGCAGAGCTGAATTGCTCTGAAGatgttctctttattgtgtttttaaaccatGTCCTTGAATAAACAAATATGTGTCTGTTTTTATGTTGCGTCTGTGCTCCAAAACAAACTCTGAGACATTCAAAAATGTACAGTTGGCATTTATTATGAGACCCTATCATTTTTAAAGTAGAACGGTCAGTATAGATActctgttattttttatttacaccCTGTCAGAAGTGGGAAACAGCttaatgacaaaaaaagagaattgATGTTATAGGAAACACATTCATATTTTTGAACAAAAAGTCTTCTTCTCATCTCAGTTTTCAGCGTGTGCGACCTGCTGAGGGTTGAAGCCTTCATTTCCATCTGATGCGTTGAGTCGATAAACTAACGTAAGGCTTCGGGTCACTAGCAAGGCAAACTTCATCATCACTTTGTCCCATTAGTGATATAAACAAACCCATGTCAGCAGTCATTTACAATCATTAGCAATGAGGATTTTGTACACACGCGCACAACATGGGGCAGTTTTACCTTTTGTGGGATAAActtaagaaaaatgtaaaaaatgtattGCAGAatgatgtgatgtcacataccAACAGTTGCCAACAGTTGCTGTAATCACAGTTTCCTGCAGGAAATCCTTCTTTGTGCTATATTTGGCTCAAATCCATCTAGCTGCCGATTTGGCTAATACAATCTGCATCACTCCGAGTCTTTTTATGAGTGTTATTGCTTTCAGTCAACCATCAAGTTACTGTGATTGATTCTTAGTTTCACCAAATGAGGATCCGAACTTTTCATGGCCcattcttcttttctttgttccttttgtCTGTGATGGCATTTGGAATACAGTTTTTTTGCTTTACGCTTTCAAATCACAAAGGTATGAAAGGGAATTAAGgccactgaagaaaaaaaattgaggtcatgactttttttcccttcaaaatcctgaggaaaaaaaaagtctaactttAAGCTAAGAATTTTCAGAATGAGAGAGATTTATTTGAGAGTTAATCACAATTTTGagaaaaaatcagttttgaagAAAAGACAGACGTTTGAGAAAACTGAAGTCAGATTTTTGAGGAAAAGGTCAGAATTCTTAGATTAAAGCAAGACTTTTGAGAACAGAAGTTTGAGAAAAATGTCTGGAAAAAAAGATCAGAATTTTCAGATTGAAGTCAGAATTTTGAGAAAAAGCCTGAATTGCTAAAATCAGAattttgagaaaaacaaaaaaagtcagaaattTGCAACTGAAATCAGATTTTTGAGGAAAAGGTCAGAGTTCTTAGATTACATTCAGAATTTAGATAAAAAGCCTGAATTACTAAAATCAGAATTTtgagaaaaagtcagaatttaGATAAAAAGCCTGAATTGCTAAAATCAGAattttgagaaaaacaaaaaaatcagaattttgAAACTGAATTCAGATTTTTTAGGAGAATGTCAGAATTCTTAGATTAAAGCCAGACTTTTGAGAACAAGTCAGAAGTTTGAGAAAAATGTCTGGAAAAATGGTCAGAATTGTGCAACTGGAGTCAGATTTTTGAGGAAAaggtcagaattctgagataaAGCCTGAATTGCTAAAGTCAGACTTTTGAGAAAAagaaatttggaaaaaaaaagtcagaattttgCAACTGGAGTCAGATTTTtgagaaaaagtcagaattctgagataaAGCCTGAAATGCTAAAGTCAGACTTTTGAGAAAAagaaattttgaaaaaaaaagtcagaattgtGCAACTGAAGTCAGATTTTTGAGGAAAAGGTCAGAGTTCTTAGATTACATTCAGAATTTAGATAAAAAGCCTGAATTGCTAAAATCAGAATTTtgagaaaaagtcagaatttaGATAAAAAGCCTGAATTGCTAAAATCAGAattttgagaaaaacaaaaaaatcagaattttgCAACTGAATTCAGATTTTTTAGGAGAATGTCAGAATTCTTAGATTAAAGCCAGACTTTTGAGAACAAGTCAGAAGTTTGAGAAAAATGTCTGGAAAAATGGTCAGAATTGTGCAACTGAAGTCAGATTTTTGAGGAAAaggtcagaattctgagataaAGCCTGAATTGCTAAAGTCAGACTTTTGAGAAAAagaaatttggaaaaaaaaagtcagaattttgCAACTGGAGTCAGATTTTtgagaaaaagtcagaattctcaaattaaaatcagaattctgagaatAACGTAACGAGACTGTTCCCCCCCCCCTCCAGTGGCCTTAATACTGTTCTATACTAAGGAGGACAGAATGAAGAATAATGGAAATACTGGGGAAAAACAATGCTGTATGCTTCCCCTAGGCCACAATATGTTTTTCATTCTACACACCTCAGCTTTACATTGCCCACAGATCAGAAGACAATTAGTAAATGCTTTAATGAACAATCAAGTTAAGTAAAATCATCCCTGATTATGACTGTTAATGTTAATAGTAATGCAAGTTGGAAAATCAAATTCAGATTTACAAAAGGCTTTTACAAAAATCTTGATAACACAAGCTTTTAAAATGCACACAGGAAATGTAAACACATATTATAGGATAAGTCTGGTGTTATTTCATATAATTCATGACGTCAGCAAAGTCCTATGAAAAGCCCACACCCAGCCAGTGGGGGAATGTAAGTAACCACATTCACTCAAGTACTGTACTTACTATATTAAAATGAGCACACTCTCTACTTTAGTAAATAACAAATTTCctaacatgaattaaaatgaatCTAAAGATGTTTAGAGCACATACACCCCACTTTGGCTCCACAGACAATGCATTTGGAATTtctgacaaaataaataaataaataaagataaagtATTACCAGACTTATCCTTTAAGATCTTAAAGGTTGCAGGTGAGGTATGCCTTTTTGCAGAGAGCTTCCCTGCCGTCTCAAAACACTTTAAATTTTCAATGTCATGTTAGGTAAACCTCCCTCACTACAGCTGCGTGGTGATGTGGGCGAATATGCCCGTTGAatggtttttaaggctgtggacAAAACCAACATGGCAGCAACAAGATGCTGGAAAGCCGTTTGTCACTAAACGAACTGAGGAACTGAAAAATGGGCAAATTTGAAAACTGCGACAATGGGAATGTAAGATAAAATGACCTGACAATTACAATATGTGAAGCACAGAGCCTAACAGTCTCACTCTGGCTGTTCTGCTACCAAACCCTGCTAACAAATAGCCCAACTTTTCACAAAACGTCAAAACTGATGTCATGAGGGTGATGGGCAGATTTGCACTATTTGTAATATcagatattttatatatttgtcagtatttctttttacattttgatgaaacaatcagaaaaaaagggtaaaaacaACATAACATGATAATCTGCTAATAACAtatcaaatcaaacaaacaaaaaaaaagacattcactattattaaatattccttGTGACATATT is drawn from Oreochromis aureus strain Israel breed Guangdong linkage group 1, ZZ_aureus, whole genome shotgun sequence and contains these coding sequences:
- the rs1a gene encoding retinoschisin 1a → MALIIQHFLLGLLLLGTNVFISIYAQENPGAWTNKSCKCDCDGGESQTEVYSIGSGSSLVRGVDCMPECPYHRPLGFEAGSVSQEQITCSNQDQYTGWFSSWVPSKARLNSQGFGCAWLSKFQDSSQWLQIDLREVTVVSGILTQGRCDADEWITKYSVQYRTDEKLNWIYYKDQTGNNRVFYGNSDRSSSVQNLLRPPIVARYIRILPLGWHTRIALRLELLLCMNKCM